A stretch of Calditrichia bacterium DNA encodes these proteins:
- a CDS encoding aconitate hydratase — MQDVLNVTQKLIKSHIVSGDMIPGEEIGLKIDQTLTQDATGTLVMLELEAMELSKVHTELSVQYVDHNLLQTDFKNADDHVFLYSAAQKFGVWYSRPGNGVSHPIHMERFGKPGKTMVGSDSHTPASGALGMLALGSGGLDVAFVMAGEPLFIKMPKVLGVKLTGKLPPWVSAKDVVLEMLRRYDVTGCRGMIIEYFGPGLAELSAMDRHVIANMGTEMGATTTVFPSDGEIRDFMKRQEREGEWRELLPDKGAGYDLHDEINLSELEPMIACPSSPGNVVKVRDVAGNPVHQVVIGSSANPGYRDFWVVSKIVDGKTVHPQVSFDINPTSRQVTENLADDGAFARLIKAGARFHQAGCMGCIGMGQAPASGKISLRTMPRNFPGRSGTLDDLVYLCSPETGAASALTGEITDPRDLEKSMGISYPAFQQPKTENINRELLISPAKNGHEIELEKGPNIKSIPELNPLPNEFQVPLLLKMGDNISTDEIMRAGAEVLPFRSNIPEISKWAFSIIDTTFYDRAMKAKEEFGGHIVVGGENYAQGSSREHAALAPRYLGQIAVIAKSYARIGWQNLANFGILPLEFENAEDYERIRQGDEIRVEHLRNAVANGETIVAHNRTRDENYSLTHSLSERQINIMLAGGAINYLKSRRNSDN; from the coding sequence ATGCAAGATGTCCTGAATGTTACCCAAAAACTCATCAAATCCCATATTGTTTCCGGAGATATGATTCCGGGTGAGGAAATCGGGTTAAAAATAGATCAAACATTAACGCAGGATGCAACCGGAACGCTGGTGATGCTGGAATTGGAAGCGATGGAATTATCGAAAGTGCATACGGAATTATCTGTGCAATATGTCGATCACAACCTGCTGCAAACCGATTTCAAGAATGCGGACGACCACGTATTTCTGTATTCCGCTGCGCAAAAATTCGGGGTTTGGTATAGCCGTCCGGGCAATGGCGTCAGCCATCCGATCCACATGGAGCGGTTCGGGAAGCCCGGCAAAACCATGGTTGGTTCGGACAGCCACACTCCGGCGTCCGGCGCGTTGGGCATGCTGGCGCTCGGTTCCGGCGGTCTGGATGTGGCGTTTGTGATGGCCGGCGAACCGCTGTTTATCAAAATGCCAAAAGTGCTCGGTGTGAAACTCACCGGCAAATTGCCGCCGTGGGTAAGCGCCAAAGATGTGGTTTTGGAAATGCTCCGGCGTTACGATGTCACCGGCTGTCGCGGGATGATCATCGAATATTTCGGTCCGGGACTGGCAGAACTCAGCGCAATGGATCGCCACGTGATCGCCAATATGGGCACGGAAATGGGCGCGACCACCACGGTTTTCCCCTCCGACGGTGAAATTCGCGATTTTATGAAACGGCAGGAACGGGAAGGGGAGTGGCGAGAATTGTTGCCCGATAAAGGTGCCGGATACGATTTACACGATGAAATCAATCTATCCGAACTGGAACCGATGATCGCCTGCCCGAGCAGCCCCGGAAATGTGGTGAAGGTTCGGGATGTTGCCGGAAATCCGGTGCATCAGGTGGTAATCGGCTCGTCCGCCAACCCCGGCTATCGTGATTTTTGGGTGGTCAGCAAAATAGTGGATGGCAAAACCGTGCATCCGCAGGTGTCGTTCGACATCAACCCGACATCGCGACAGGTGACCGAAAATCTGGCGGATGACGGCGCGTTTGCCCGGCTGATCAAAGCCGGTGCGCGATTTCATCAGGCCGGTTGCATGGGCTGCATCGGGATGGGTCAGGCGCCTGCCTCCGGAAAAATCAGTCTGCGAACCATGCCGCGCAATTTCCCGGGACGTTCCGGCACGCTGGACGATCTCGTGTATTTGTGCAGCCCGGAAACCGGCGCAGCGTCCGCGCTCACCGGGGAAATTACCGATCCGCGCGATCTCGAAAAATCGATGGGCATTTCGTATCCTGCATTTCAACAGCCCAAAACCGAAAACATCAACCGGGAATTGCTCATTTCCCCGGCAAAAAACGGGCACGAAATCGAGCTGGAAAAAGGACCGAATATCAAGTCAATTCCCGAATTGAATCCGTTGCCAAATGAATTTCAGGTGCCATTATTGCTGAAGATGGGTGACAATATTTCCACGGACGAAATCATGCGCGCCGGTGCGGAAGTGCTGCCGTTTCGGAGCAATATTCCGGAAATCAGCAAGTGGGCGTTCAGCATCATCGATACAACATTTTACGATCGCGCGATGAAAGCGAAAGAAGAATTTGGCGGGCACATCGTTGTCGGCGGGGAAAATTATGCGCAAGGATCAAGCCGCGAGCATGCCGCGCTGGCACCGCGATACCTCGGGCAAATTGCGGTAATTGCCAAAAGTTACGCGCGCATCGGCTGGCAAAATCTGGCGAATTTCGGCATTTTACCCCTCGAATTTGAAAACGCAGAAGATTACGAACGCATCCGGCAGGGCGACGAGATTCGCGTTGAACATCTGCGAAACGCCGTTGCCAACGGCGAAACAATCGTGGCGCACAACCGCACCCGCGATGAAAACTATTCACTCACGCACAGCCTCAGCGAGCGGCAAATCAACATTATGCTCGCCGGTGGCGCGATCAATTATCTGAAATCGCGGCGTAACAGTGATAACTAA
- a CDS encoding tagaturonate reductase, protein MSYPQLNQQFVVDRFNQKNASNTSASFPDPATFHLPEKILQFGSGAFLRGFFDYFIHTANQQNRFNGRIVVAQSTGGKRSEILENQDGLYTLCAMGLANGEPVESFTVCSSISRAIVANEDWQSVLSVAESPELEIIVSNTTEAGIVFDETDRIDREPPTTFPGKLTAVLYRRFLTFRGDESRGLIILPCELLENIGTVLRGIVLQLADIWQLGGGFKDWVIGANRFCNTLVDRIVPGKPDTARMEQLTAHLGFRDEMLTCSELYSLFAIEGGSDLQEKLAFCDDNPSIIVRENIDDFRERKLRLLNASHTISVPLAYLCGFEYVIEMMNDPKISGFVESVMRREIGPCLEMDSQIVNRYIDDVLQRFRNPYLKHALLDITVQSTMKMRNRVLQLITRYHQKSGDFPKLICLGYAAYLRFMKAPTQDGNHFFGEINGVRYPVNDAAASYFMEQWQAFDAGEIVNTEALVSEICSNRFIWPDNIENGKTFIHQVSQYLDAILRDGPEATLTTVLENYK, encoded by the coding sequence GTGAGCTATCCTCAGTTAAATCAACAGTTTGTGGTTGATAGATTTAACCAAAAAAACGCATCGAATACATCTGCCAGTTTTCCCGATCCGGCGACATTTCACTTGCCGGAAAAAATTTTGCAGTTCGGTTCCGGCGCGTTTTTGCGCGGTTTTTTCGATTATTTCATTCATACTGCCAATCAGCAAAATCGCTTTAACGGGCGGATTGTGGTGGCGCAATCGACTGGCGGGAAACGATCGGAAATTCTCGAAAACCAGGACGGATTATACACGCTTTGCGCGATGGGTTTGGCGAACGGCGAGCCAGTAGAATCATTTACGGTCTGTTCGTCGATCAGCCGCGCAATTGTCGCGAATGAGGATTGGCAGAGCGTGTTGAGCGTCGCGGAAAGCCCGGAACTGGAAATCATTGTGTCCAACACCACCGAAGCGGGCATTGTTTTTGATGAAACCGATCGCATCGACCGCGAACCGCCGACCACATTTCCCGGAAAATTGACCGCCGTGCTTTACCGGCGATTCCTCACTTTTCGCGGCGATGAATCGCGCGGACTGATCATTTTGCCCTGCGAATTGCTGGAGAATATCGGCACTGTTTTGCGCGGTATAGTGCTACAACTCGCGGATATTTGGCAGTTGGGCGGCGGATTCAAGGATTGGGTGATCGGCGCCAACCGTTTTTGCAACACGCTGGTGGATCGGATTGTGCCGGGAAAACCGGACACGGCGCGGATGGAACAACTCACCGCGCACCTGGGGTTTCGCGACGAAATGTTGACGTGTTCGGAATTATACAGTTTGTTTGCCATCGAAGGAGGTTCGGATTTGCAGGAAAAATTAGCATTTTGTGATGACAATCCATCAATTATCGTGCGGGAAAATATCGATGATTTTCGCGAACGAAAGCTGCGCTTGCTCAACGCCAGCCATACCATCAGCGTGCCGTTGGCGTATTTGTGTGGCTTTGAATATGTCATCGAAATGATGAACGACCCGAAAATTTCCGGATTTGTGGAATCCGTAATGCGCCGGGAAATCGGCCCGTGCCTCGAAATGGATTCGCAAATTGTCAACAGATATATCGACGATGTGTTACAACGATTTCGAAACCCGTATCTCAAACATGCGCTGCTGGATATCACCGTGCAATCGACGATGAAAATGCGCAACCGCGTGCTGCAGTTGATCACGCGATATCACCAAAAATCCGGCGATTTTCCAAAATTGATTTGCCTCGGTTACGCAGCATATTTGCGATTTATGAAAGCGCCAACACAGGACGGCAATCATTTCTTCGGGGAAATCAACGGTGTGCGCTATCCCGTCAACGATGCCGCCGCGAGCTATTTTATGGAACAGTGGCAGGCGTTCGATGCGGGTGAAATTGTGAACACAGAAGCGCTGGTCAGTGAAATATGCAGCAACCGGTTTATTTGGCCGGATAATATCGAGAACGGTAAAACGTTCATCCATCAGGTTTCACAGTATCTCGATGCCATTCTTCGCGACGGTCCCGAAGCCACGCTGACAACTGTTTTGGAAAACTATAAATAA
- a CDS encoding hemolysin III family protein produces MNSQNKPNLGEEIANSITHGIGAGLSVAGLTLLVAFASIYGDVWRVVSFSIYGSTLILLYLASTLYHSFQNPRVKRVFKIIDHAAIYLLIAGTYTPILLVNMRGAWGWTLFVVIWGLTLAGIVLKIFFINRFKKLSTVIYVLMGWLCIVAIKEMIATIPPGGLAWLIAGGITYTLGVIFYVWHKLPYNHAIWHLFVLGGSICHFLRFCFMCCRWNDTVFNRRDRNGRGEIQNFIFLFVAR; encoded by the coding sequence ATGAATTCACAAAATAAACCCAACCTCGGCGAAGAAATTGCCAACAGTATCACCCACGGCATCGGTGCCGGATTGAGCGTCGCCGGGCTGACATTGCTGGTGGCATTCGCCTCGATTTACGGGGATGTCTGGCGGGTGGTCAGCTTCAGTATTTATGGTAGCACCTTGATTTTATTGTATTTAGCGTCGACGCTATATCACAGCTTCCAAAATCCGCGCGTAAAACGGGTGTTCAAAATTATCGATCACGCCGCTATTTATTTGCTCATCGCCGGCACGTACACACCCATATTATTGGTGAACATGCGCGGCGCGTGGGGTTGGACGTTATTTGTTGTGATTTGGGGATTGACGCTCGCGGGAATTGTGCTAAAAATATTTTTTATCAACCGCTTTAAAAAATTATCCACGGTGATTTATGTGCTGATGGGCTGGCTCTGCATTGTTGCGATTAAAGAAATGATCGCAACGATACCGCCGGGCGGATTGGCGTGGCTGATTGCCGGCGGCATTACTTACACCCTCGGCGTGATTTTTTATGTGTGGCATAAATTGCCGTATAATCACGCGATCTGGCATTTGTTTGTGTTGGGTGGCAGCATTTGCCACTTTTTGCGATTCTGTTTTATGTGCTGCCGATGGAATGATACGGTTTTTAACCGCAGAGATCGCAACGGACGCGGAGAAATACAAAACTTCATTTTTTTGTTCGTTGCGAGATAA
- a CDS encoding SDR family oxidoreductase yields the protein MLDLSEKIAIVTGGGSGIGQAISQKLAEHGAKVHIFERDKVGAAATVQAIRDAGGTAECHDVDVANQSQVLAAVDAVFEQHNRLDILVNNAGIAFVGSLEQTAEADLDRLYAVNIKGVYNCALAAVRKMKSQKNGVIINMASIAAPIGLPDRFAYSMTKGAVVSMTYSIARDYLDDNIRCNCISPARVHTPFVDGFIAKNYPGKEQEMFEKLSKTQPIGRMAKPEEIANLCLFLCSDEAGFITGTDYPIDGGFLRLNT from the coding sequence ATGCTCGATTTATCGGAAAAAATTGCGATAGTCACCGGCGGCGGTAGCGGCATCGGTCAGGCGATCAGTCAAAAATTAGCCGAACACGGCGCGAAAGTTCACATTTTCGAACGCGACAAAGTTGGCGCGGCGGCTACCGTTCAGGCCATCCGCGATGCTGGCGGAACGGCTGAATGTCACGATGTTGATGTTGCCAACCAGTCGCAGGTTCTCGCTGCTGTCGATGCCGTTTTTGAACAGCACAACCGGCTGGATATTCTCGTCAACAATGCCGGCATCGCGTTTGTCGGTTCGTTGGAACAAACCGCCGAGGCAGATTTGGATCGCCTTTACGCGGTGAATATCAAAGGCGTTTACAACTGTGCGCTGGCGGCGGTTCGCAAAATGAAATCGCAAAAAAACGGTGTTATCATCAACATGGCGTCCATTGCTGCGCCAATCGGTTTGCCGGATCGCTTCGCATATTCAATGACCAAAGGTGCAGTCGTTTCAATGACTTACAGCATTGCCCGCGATTATCTGGATGACAATATTCGTTGCAACTGCATCTCCCCGGCGCGGGTGCACACGCCCTTTGTGGACGGGTTCATCGCTAAAAATTATCCCGGCAAAGAGCAAGAAATGTTCGAAAAATTGTCCAAAACCCAGCCCATCGGGCGAATGGCGAAGCCGGAAGAAATTGCCAATTTATGCCTGTTTTTGTGCTCGGACGAAGCCGGTTTTATCACCGGAACGGATTACCCGATTGACGGCGGATTTTTGCGGTTGAATACCTGA